A window of Chitinophaga sp. MM2321 contains these coding sequences:
- a CDS encoding Mur ligase family protein, producing MAKVHFIAIGGSVMHQLAIALKHKGYEVTGSDDEIFEPALSNLRQAGILPASIGWDAARIHTGIDAVILGMHAREDNPELIHARELQLKIYSFPEYIYQESKNKTRVAIGGSHGKTTTTAMIMHVLQENKRAFDYLVGAKLEGFAQSVNITDAPLIICEADEYPASAIEKRPKFHFLHPQIAVLTGIAWDHINVFPTYEIYKEQFAIFIRQMESGQVLIYNSADPELVNLVTATGGHLKLIPYAIPAHTIHHGITRVSFGEAATDLEVFGDHNLLNLHAAKLVCNELGISNEEFLAAIATFKGAAKRLELVARNEYSVIYRDFAHAPSKVKATMEATKQQFPDRKLVAVLELHTYSSLNAGFLAQYAGAMDAADVPVIFYSKHALEIKRMPDLAPELITQGFSRNDLRIFHEREKLEAFLAEQDYRNTNLLLMSSGTYDGLDFPSLKNLLDK from the coding sequence ATGGCAAAAGTACATTTTATTGCAATTGGTGGCAGCGTCATGCATCAACTGGCCATTGCACTCAAACATAAGGGCTACGAAGTAACCGGTAGTGACGATGAAATATTTGAGCCGGCCCTCTCCAATCTCCGGCAGGCGGGCATTCTCCCGGCTTCCATCGGATGGGACGCCGCCCGGATCCATACCGGCATCGATGCGGTAATCCTGGGCATGCACGCCCGGGAAGACAACCCCGAACTGATCCACGCCAGGGAACTGCAACTGAAGATCTATTCTTTCCCGGAATATATCTACCAGGAAAGTAAAAACAAAACAAGGGTGGCCATCGGCGGAAGTCATGGTAAAACTACCACCACCGCCATGATCATGCATGTATTGCAGGAAAACAAACGGGCATTCGACTATCTCGTAGGGGCAAAACTGGAAGGCTTTGCACAGTCTGTAAACATTACAGATGCACCCCTCATTATCTGTGAAGCGGATGAATACCCGGCTTCCGCGATCGAAAAAAGGCCCAAATTCCATTTCCTGCACCCACAAATTGCGGTATTAACAGGTATTGCATGGGATCATATCAACGTATTTCCCACTTATGAGATCTATAAAGAACAGTTTGCCATATTTATCAGGCAGATGGAATCCGGACAGGTACTGATCTACAACAGTGCAGACCCTGAACTCGTAAACCTGGTGACGGCTACCGGTGGCCACCTGAAGCTTATCCCCTACGCCATCCCTGCCCATACCATCCATCACGGTATTACCAGGGTATCTTTCGGGGAAGCGGCTACCGACCTGGAAGTATTCGGCGACCATAACCTCCTGAATTTGCACGCCGCCAAACTGGTATGTAATGAACTTGGCATTTCCAACGAGGAATTCCTGGCGGCAATTGCTACCTTTAAAGGCGCAGCAAAAAGGCTGGAGCTGGTGGCCAGGAATGAATATAGTGTCATTTACCGCGATTTTGCACATGCCCCCTCCAAGGTGAAAGCCACCATGGAAGCGACAAAACAGCAATTTCCCGACAGAAAACTGGTTGCAGTACTGGAGCTACATACTTACAGCAGTTTGAACGCCGGCTTCCTCGCACAATACGCGGGAGCCATGGACGCAGCAGATGTGCCGGTCATCTTTTACAGCAAACACGCACTGGAAATCAAGCGGATGCCCGATCTGGCCCCGGAATTGATTACACAGGGCTTTAGCCGGAACGACCTCCGCATTTTCCACGAACGGGAAAAGCTGGAAGCCTTCCTCGCAGAACAGGACTACCGGAATACCAATCTTTTACTCATGAGCTCA
- a CDS encoding LysR family transcriptional regulator: MLNLEWFRTFKAIYETGTLTGAAEALFVSQPGVSLHLNSLETYVGYKLFDRTSRKMVATERGKVLYNYVQEALNKLESAEQHFHRSVEKDRPTISIGMCFETFQFTLESYLPTLPFNVIIKFGEYPQMQADLDNGILDLIITPQKGDYKNLSYKPFFKERIILVAGKGTVTQPFQKLLQQKDFAAAEIWLKQQTWYGTTGDMEHLRRFWHMNFNKRPDFKPNYIVPNLCSIIRCISGNKGVAVIPDFLSKKEIAAGKIKTLWEGNNVIENTLYFAMRKKTIYEAEIRQIQEIFEKEMT; the protein is encoded by the coding sequence ATGTTGAATCTTGAATGGTTCCGGACCTTTAAGGCTATTTATGAAACCGGCACCCTCACGGGCGCTGCGGAGGCGCTGTTTGTGTCCCAGCCCGGGGTTAGCCTGCACCTGAACTCTCTCGAAACTTATGTGGGGTATAAGTTGTTCGACAGAACATCCCGCAAAATGGTGGCCACTGAAAGAGGCAAAGTACTATATAACTATGTGCAGGAAGCGTTGAATAAACTGGAGTCTGCTGAACAGCATTTTCACCGGAGTGTGGAGAAAGACCGGCCCACTATCAGCATCGGTATGTGCTTCGAAACATTTCAGTTTACACTGGAATCTTATCTCCCTACCTTACCCTTTAATGTGATCATTAAATTTGGCGAGTACCCACAGATGCAGGCAGACCTGGACAACGGTATCCTGGACCTGATCATCACCCCACAAAAAGGTGATTATAAAAATCTCTCCTATAAACCATTTTTTAAAGAACGGATCATACTGGTAGCGGGAAAGGGAACCGTTACCCAACCTTTTCAGAAACTACTGCAACAAAAAGATTTTGCCGCCGCAGAAATATGGTTGAAACAACAAACCTGGTACGGCACCACAGGTGATATGGAACACCTGAGAAGGTTCTGGCACATGAACTTTAACAAACGACCCGATTTTAAACCCAACTATATTGTTCCTAATCTTTGTTCCATTATACGTTGCATCAGCGGAAATAAAGGCGTGGCGGTGATCCCGGACTTTCTCTCTAAAAAGGAAATAGCGGCGGGGAAAATAAAAACGTTGTGGGAAGGAAATAATGTGATAGAAAACACGCTGTATTTTGCGATGCGGAAGAAAACTATTTATGAAGCTGAAATCAGGCAGATACAGGAAATATTTGAGAAGGAGATGACCTGA
- the ytxJ gene encoding bacillithiol system redox-active protein YtxJ, with the protein MNWKTLTSEDQLQEINTVSAHQPVVIFKHSTRCSISSMAKARLERATAPEGLTFYYLDLIAHRDISGKVAHSYNVEHESPQILLIHNGVCVYDESHNGIRMEEIADRLNG; encoded by the coding sequence ATGAACTGGAAAACGTTAACCAGCGAGGATCAATTGCAGGAAATCAATACAGTATCTGCTCATCAACCGGTAGTTATATTCAAGCACAGCACGCGGTGTTCTATCAGCTCGATGGCTAAAGCCAGGTTGGAGCGGGCCACTGCACCGGAGGGGTTAACGTTTTATTATCTTGACCTTATCGCGCATCGTGATATTTCGGGTAAAGTAGCGCATTCCTATAACGTTGAACATGAATCTCCGCAGATATTGCTGATCCACAACGGTGTATGTGTTTATGATGAAAGCCATAACGGCATCCGGATGGAAGAGATTGCGGATCGCCTTAACGGATAA
- the aroQ gene encoding type II 3-dehydroquinate dehydratase, producing MQIAIINGPNLNLLGKREPGIYGNESFEDYFQDLQKQFPAVQFSYFQSNVEGELINHLHEVGFSADGILLNAGGYTHTSVAIRDAIAAIKTPVIEIHISNVYAREEFRHTSLIAPKCVGSICGLGMKGYRLGVEYFIQ from the coding sequence ATGCAGATAGCGATCATCAATGGTCCTAACCTGAACCTGCTGGGTAAGCGGGAACCGGGTATTTACGGCAATGAATCTTTTGAAGATTATTTTCAGGATCTTCAAAAACAGTTTCCTGCTGTTCAGTTTAGTTATTTTCAAAGCAATGTAGAAGGGGAGCTTATCAACCACCTGCACGAGGTAGGTTTTTCTGCTGATGGTATCCTGCTTAACGCCGGCGGCTATACGCATACTTCTGTGGCTATCCGCGATGCCATTGCAGCCATTAAAACACCGGTTATTGAAATTCATATCAGTAACGTATACGCCCGGGAAGAATTCCGGCATACTTCCCTGATCGCCCCCAAATGCGTAGGATCTATCTGTGGCCTGGGCATGAAAGGATACAGGCTGGGAGTGGAATACTTTATACAGTAA
- a CDS encoding UbiX family flavin prenyltransferase, which translates to MKHRIVVAVTGASGSIYARQLLQKLHAASDQLDEVAVVMTENAKTVWQTELRNEDYQQLPFRFYTQQDFHAPFASGSGRFNTMIICPCSMGTLGRIATGISNDLITRAADVILKERRKLICVVRDTPYNLLHIRNMETVTLAGGIICPATPSFYSVPVTIEEVAATVVDRIIDLAGIEQQTYRWGSDTNNKQD; encoded by the coding sequence ATGAAACATCGTATAGTAGTAGCAGTTACAGGCGCCAGCGGGTCTATCTATGCACGGCAGTTGCTGCAAAAGCTCCATGCTGCATCAGATCAGCTGGATGAAGTAGCCGTGGTGATGACAGAAAATGCCAAAACAGTGTGGCAAACAGAACTTCGCAACGAAGATTATCAACAGCTGCCTTTTCGTTTTTATACCCAACAGGATTTTCACGCACCTTTTGCTTCCGGCTCCGGAAGATTTAATACCATGATCATCTGCCCCTGTTCCATGGGCACGCTGGGGCGCATCGCCACCGGCATTTCCAACGACCTGATTACCCGCGCAGCGGACGTAATACTAAAAGAACGGCGGAAACTGATCTGTGTAGTACGCGACACACCTTATAACCTGTTGCATATCCGCAATATGGAAACCGTGACCCTCGCGGGTGGAATTATTTGTCCGGCTACCCCTTCTTTTTACAGCGTACCGGTCACTATAGAAGAAGTGGCTGCAACGGTGGTAGACCGCATCATTGACCTGGCGGGTATTGAGCAGCAAACTTACCGTTGGGGCAGCGATACAAATAATAAACAGGATTGA